The genomic DNA GAGCGCTACAACGCTCTCGAGCACTTTCTCCACCGACGGCTCTATTATGTAATCGGGCTTCTTGCCGTGATCATGCTCGCCGGTATCGAGGCTGTCCTTCTGCACCGGAAGGAGTATATCACGTCTCACCATCTGCCGCGAACGCCCCTCGAAATGGGTATAGATTATCTCCACCATATCCACATCATGATCGAGATAGGCGTTCATGAGAGCACGCGATATCCGCTCCGAATCATCAAAGGTGACCTTTTCGTCCACGGTGAGGAACGCCATCGCGGGCACCATGCCGATAAAGCGGAACGCGGTATTGCCGCGCTTGCCGAGCACGTAGAGTATCGGTTCTTTCCCCTCCGCCCTGAGCTCGGCCATACGCTTCTTCGTCGCATCGACCACACGCGCATTATACGCGCCGCAGAGCCCGCGATTGGATGTAACAGCGAACACCATCACCTTCTTTATCTCTTTGCGCTCGGCGAAAAGCCCGTGCAGCATCGCCCCGCCGCTCTCCGCGAGGTCATGGATAAGGCGGCAGAGCTTCTGAAAATACGGTACGGTGCGGTTGACACGCAGGAGCAGACGTGCGGACTTCGACCGCGCGACCATATCCATGGTCTTCGTGATCTTATGCGTATTGCGAACGCTTTTTATCCGTGTCCGTATCTCGCGTGTCTTCGCCATCGGCTAGAATGTTCCCTTGAATTTAGTGATGATCTCTTTCAGCTTGTCCGGATCGGCGATCTTCCTGAGCGACTTGATATCCTTGAGCACTTCCGGCTGCGTACTCTTGAGGAATTCGAGGAGCCGCTTCTCAAAATCACGCACGCGATCGATCGGCACATCGTCGAGAGATCCGTTCACCCCGGCGAAGATCGATACCACCTGCTCCTCTTCGGGCATCGGCTGATACTGCTTCTGTTTGAGCAATTCCACCATACGCCGTCCGCGGTCGAGCTGCTGCTGCGTGGCCTTATCAAGCTCGGTGCCGAGCTGTGCGAACGCCTCAAGCTCACGGTACGCCGCAAGATCGAGACGAAGCGATCCGGCGACCGCTTTCATCGCTTTTATCTGCGCATTGCCGCCCACGCGCGATACTGAAATACCCACGTCGACGGCGGGGCGTACACCGGCGAAGAAGAGGTCCGGCACAAGATAGATCTGCCCGTCGGTTATGGAAATGACATTCGTCGGGATGTACGCGGACACCTCGCCTTCCTGCGTTTCAATAATGGGAAGCGATGTGAGCGACCCGCCGCCCATGGCGTCGGAGAGTTTCGCCGCACGCTCAAGGAGACGCGAATGCAGATAGAACACGTCGCCGGGGAACGCCTCGCGTCCCGGCGGACGGCGAAGGAGCAGTGAAAGCTGCCGATAGGCGTTCGCCTGTTTCGTAAGGTCGTCATACACGCACAGCGTGTCCTTATTCTCATCGTACATGAAATATTCGGCCATGGCGGTACCCGCATACGGTGCGATATACAGGAGCGGCGCCGGATCGGACGCTGTCGCCATGACGATTATCGTGTGCGCCATAGCGCCGTGCTTTTCGAGCGTATTCATGACCTGCGCGACCGTCGATGCCTTCTGCCCTATGGCCACGTACACGCAGATCACGCCGGTGCCTTTCTGATTGATGATGGCGTCAAGCGCGATGGCGGTCTTCCCCGTACCGCGGTCGCCGATGATAAGCTCGCGCTGTCCGCGACCGATGGGCGTCATCGCATCGATGGCTTTGATGCCCGTCTGAAGCGGCACACGCACCGGCTGACGTTTCGCTATTCCGGGGGCTTTGAACTCGAGAGGCCGTGTGCGCGACGTCTTTATCTCGCCCTTATTGTCGAGCGGACGACCGAGGGGATCGACGATCCGCCCGATAAGTGCGGGGCCCACGGGGACCTCGAGCACGCGTTTCAATCGCTTGACACGGAACCCCTCTCGAATATGGAGATAATCGCCGAGAATGATCGCACCGACGCTTTCCTCTTCCAGATTGAACGCGATGCCGAGCGTCCCGTCCTCGAATTCTATCATTTCATTTGCCATGACGTTGCGAAGTCCGTAGATGCGCGCAATACCGTCGCCAACCTCGATGACGGAACCCACTTCGCTTACGTTGAGATCGGCGGCGTAATTCTCGATCTCCTTCTTGATGACGGATGCGATGTCCCCGGTGCTAATTTTCATAATAATTCCTTGGTTCAATGGATTTCTTCATCATGGTATCCCTGAGCGCGGCGAGCTGCCCGAGCACGCTGAAGTCGAGCTGACGCCCGTCGATCTCCACAAGCACACCGCCGATGAGCGCCGGCCGCACATCGAACGTCGCCGTAATGCCGCAGTTGAATTTCTTCTCGAGCGATGAAACTATCTCCGCACGCTCGCGCTCTGCAAGCTCGAACGCTGAGATGACATGCGCCTCATTGATGCCTTTATACCGATGATAGTGCGAAAGGTAGGCCGCGCGCACATCGTCGATAATGGAAAGCCGCTCCGCATCGGCGAGGAGCATGAGCGTGATATACAGATAGCGGTGAACGTTCCCTTCGAAAATATTCGTGATGAGCTTTTTCTTCTCGGCGACATCGACGGTCCGCGCCTGAAAGAACGTGCGCACCGAGGGCTCGCAGAGCGCGGCATCAACGATGACAAGATCATCCCTGACCTGTTCAACGGCATCGTGCTCGCGCGCAAGATCGAAGAGCGCGCTTGCATAGTTGTTCGCGACAATACTGCTCATATCCCGCTCAATTCTTCATCTTTTTCACAAAATCATCGACGAGCGTGCGGTTCACCTCGCGCGACACTTCCTTCTCGAGTATCTTCCCGGCTATCATCGTCGATACGGTGACGATCTCCTCGCGCACGGCGAGCACCGACTCTTCCTTCGCCTTGTCTATCTCGACCAACGCCTTCTTGCGATGGTCCTCGAGCTGGGCTGTCGCCTCGGAAAGCATCTGTTCGCGGAGATGGTTCGCCTCCGTCCGCGCATGCTCGATGATCGTACGCGCTTCGGAGCGCCCTTCATCGAGCTTTTTCTTATAGTCATTGAGCGCCGTGAGTGCATCGTTCTTCGCTTTTTCTGCGAGAGCGAGATCATCGCGTATCTTGTTCGCACGCGCGTCAAGTCCGCCGATGATCGGCTTCCATGCGAATTTCACAAGAATGAAAAGGACTATCCCGAACGTTATCCACGTCCAGAGCATGAGTCCCGGGTCTACCCGTAACAGTTCCATAGAGAACCCCGCTTTCTATTTCGTGAAGAGTGCGAGCGCGCAGACGACGATAAGCGCGATAAGGCCTATCCCTTCGATGAGCGCCGCGGAAAGCATCATGTTCCCGATTATCTGTCCGCCCGCTTCCGGCTGCCGTGCGATGCCTTCGACCGCTTTCGCGCCGATCTGTCCGATGCCGATGCCGACACCGATGACGACGAGCCCGGCCCCGAGCGTTGCGCCCAGATACGCTCCCATTTTTGCGATCGCTGTGAGATCTCCCATGTGATACTCCTTATATTTAATGTTCCTCGCTCTCGGCAAGCGATATGAATATCGCCGTCAGGAACGAGAAAATATACGCCTGAATGAAAACGACAAGCACCTCGATGAGGAACACCACCACCGCAATGAGCACGAATGCCGGGGCGATGAACCAGTTCTTGAACATGACGATGAGGAACAATATCACGATGATGGCGATATGCCCGCCGATCATGTTCCCGAACAACCGCATGGCGAGCGCGAACCCGCGCGTGAAAAGACCGAGCAGTTCCAGCACCCACAGTATCGGCGCGAGCCATATCGGAGAACCGTGCGGAACAAGACCGCCCCAATAACCGAAAAAGCCTTTCTTTATCATGCCGGCGATGTTGTACATGAAGAACGATATGAGCGCGAGCGCACCGGTGACCGCGAGATTGCTCGTTGCCGTACCGCCGAGCAGTATGTGATGGCCGTCCATGGAATTGAATTTCAGCGTCGCCGGGATGAGCCCGATGAGATTGTTGTAGAGCACAAAAAAGAATACCGACAGACAATAGACAAGGTACGCGGGCTTGCTTTTCCCCACCGTGGGCCCGAGCACTTCCGTGCGCATATAATCGACGACGACTTCCAGCATCCCCTGCAGGCGCGTGGGACGTTTTAACGGATCACGCATTTTATGCGCGAGATAGAGCATGGTGATGACGACAAGCACGGCCGCGATGAGCATCATGATGACATGTTTGGTAAGATCGAAATTGAGCGAAAACCCGTTTATATGGAAACCGCCGATATGGAAGAAGGGGTGATCGGTATTATCGGTGAGCTCTTCGAAAATAACATCGGCTATCGACGGCTCCCCGTGTACTGCATGCCCCGCGACCTGTGCAATGGCATTTGTTGCGTGCCCATTCGTAAGCACATCGTGCACATTCGTCGCAGCATCCGACATAAACCGGCCTTATGGGCATCTCTAAAACTCGCCCATTGGGCGAGTTTTATTCCTCGATACCGCCCCAAGGGCGCGAGAATGCGCACGGGAACGGCATCTATCGTCGACATTGGAGTCGCGCAACATCGGTTACAAAGACGCCCTTATATCGTTCGATTGGCGTCACTATATGGCATTTGAAATCAAAAAGCAAGTAGAAAGCCGGCCTACGGCACCCGATGTACGTGCACGGCGTTCGTCCCTGTACCGATATTCGAAAAACCGGCGAGGAGCAGGATATAATCGCCGCGTCGTCCGAGCTTCTCCCTGACGACGATATCACCTGCGATGGCAACGTAATCATCCATGGTAAGTTCTTTCACCAGGCGAGGGTACACGCCCCACACGAGGTTCAATCTCCGCAGCACGGTCCGGTCATGCACGAGCGCGATGACCGGCGCCTCGGGACGGTCGGATGCTATCATCTGCGCGGTCCGCCCGGAATTGGTGAGGGCGAATACCGCACGTACCATAAGCCGCCGTGAAAGGAGCGCAACCGCATCGCCGAGGACATCGCTTAAGTCGATCGCGGCATTCTCCGGGGCGCAGCCGTCATCCTCTTCGGGGGAGAAATCCCCGCCGGTGGCGTAAAAGCGGAACGCCTCGGTCTCATAAATGATGTCGTTCATCGCGGCGAACGCTTCGAGGGGATATTTTCCGCTCGCCGTCTCCGCGCTCATCATGACCGCATCGGCTCCGGCGCGGCATGCTGCGGCCACGTCGGTCACCTCCGCACGCGTGGGGCGGCTGTGCTCTATCATGCTTTCGAGCATCTGCGTTGCGACGATGACGGGTTTGTTCCAGCGATGCGCGAGCCGGATGAGCTTATCCTGTATATGCGGCACCTTTACCGCGGGAAGCTCCACGCCGAGATCACCGCGGGCGACCATGATGCCGTCGGATTCATCGAGTATGCCGCAGATGTCATGGAGCGCTTCGGGCTTCTCTATCTTCGAGATGATCGGTATCGATGCCTTGTTCTTCCTGAGCCAATCCTTCAGATCGCGGACATCCTTCGGGTGACGCACGAAGGAAAGGGCGCAATAATCGAAACCGCCTTCGATGCAGTAGAGGACGTCGGCTCGGTCCTTCTCCGTCAGCGCCGGTATGCCCATCGCCGTGTCGGGCAGATTCATCCCTTTTTTATTCTTAAGCACGCCGCCGCGTATCACCCTCGCCTGAAGGGTATCTTTCATCTTCTTCGTAACGCGAAACTCGAGGTTGCCGTCATCGAGAAGAATTCGTGCGCCTATCTTCGCCTCTTTCACGATGCCGCGGTACTGCGAAGGGATGAGCGTCGCCGTGCCGAGAACATCCTTTGTCGTAATGGTGACGACAGCGCCGTCCTTAAGCGTGACCGCATCGCCCTCAAACATCCCCACCCGCACCTTGGGCCCGCAGAGATCGCCGAGTATCGCCACCTCACGACCGGCCTTCTTCGCCGTCGCGCGTATGAGCCGCGCGAGCTTTACATGGTCCTCGCCCTTGCCGTGCGAGAAATTGATGCGTATGACGTCCACACCTG from Spirochaetota bacterium includes the following:
- the pyk gene encoding pyruvate kinase, producing MPPKKHPASSRSVFALDLHHETLKLRRTKIVATVGPATSSPLMLAKLIRAGVDVIRINFSHGKGEDHVKLARLIRATAKKAGREVAILGDLCGPKVRVGMFEGDAVTLKDGAVVTITTKDVLGTATLIPSQYRGIVKEAKIGARILLDDGNLEFRVTKKMKDTLQARVIRGGVLKNKKGMNLPDTAMGIPALTEKDRADVLYCIEGGFDYCALSFVRHPKDVRDLKDWLRKNKASIPIISKIEKPEALHDICGILDESDGIMVARGDLGVELPAVKVPHIQDKLIRLAHRWNKPVIVATQMLESMIEHSRPTRAEVTDVAAACRAGADAVMMSAETASGKYPLEAFAAMNDIIYETEAFRFYATGGDFSPEEDDGCAPENAAIDLSDVLGDAVALLSRRLMVRAVFALTNSGRTAQMIASDRPEAPVIALVHDRTVLRRLNLVWGVYPRLVKELTMDDYVAIAGDIVVREKLGRRGDYILLLAGFSNIGTGTNAVHVHRVP
- the atpA gene encoding F0F1 ATP synthase subunit alpha; the protein is MKISTGDIASVIKKEIENYAADLNVSEVGSVIEVGDGIARIYGLRNVMANEMIEFEDGTLGIAFNLEEESVGAIILGDYLHIREGFRVKRLKRVLEVPVGPALIGRIVDPLGRPLDNKGEIKTSRTRPLEFKAPGIAKRQPVRVPLQTGIKAIDAMTPIGRGQRELIIGDRGTGKTAIALDAIINQKGTGVICVYVAIGQKASTVAQVMNTLEKHGAMAHTIIVMATASDPAPLLYIAPYAGTAMAEYFMYDENKDTLCVYDDLTKQANAYRQLSLLLRRPPGREAFPGDVFYLHSRLLERAAKLSDAMGGGSLTSLPIIETQEGEVSAYIPTNVISITDGQIYLVPDLFFAGVRPAVDVGISVSRVGGNAQIKAMKAVAGSLRLDLAAYRELEAFAQLGTELDKATQQQLDRGRRMVELLKQKQYQPMPEEEQVVSIFAGVNGSLDDVPIDRVRDFEKRLLEFLKSTQPEVLKDIKSLRKIADPDKLKEIITKFKGTF
- the atpE gene encoding ATP synthase F0 subunit C, translating into MGDLTAIAKMGAYLGATLGAGLVVIGVGIGIGQIGAKAVEGIARQPEAGGQIIGNMMLSAALIEGIGLIALIVVCALALFTK
- a CDS encoding FoF1 ATP synthase subunit gamma, producing the protein MAKTREIRTRIKSVRNTHKITKTMDMVARSKSARLLLRVNRTVPYFQKLCRLIHDLAESGGAMLHGLFAERKEIKKVMVFAVTSNRGLCGAYNARVVDATKKRMAELRAEGKEPILYVLGKRGNTAFRFIGMVPAMAFLTVDEKVTFDDSERISRALMNAYLDHDVDMVEIIYTHFEGRSRQMVRRDILLPVQKDSLDTGEHDHGKKPDYIIEPSVEKVLESVVAL
- the atpH gene encoding ATP synthase F1 subunit delta, yielding MSSIVANNYASALFDLAREHDAVEQVRDDLVIVDAALCEPSVRTFFQARTVDVAEKKKLITNIFEGNVHRYLYITLMLLADAERLSIIDDVRAAYLSHYHRYKGINEAHVISAFELAERERAEIVSSLEKKFNCGITATFDVRPALIGGVLVEIDGRQLDFSVLGQLAALRDTMMKKSIEPRNYYEN
- the atpB gene encoding F0F1 ATP synthase subunit A; the encoded protein is MSDAATNVHDVLTNGHATNAIAQVAGHAVHGEPSIADVIFEELTDNTDHPFFHIGGFHINGFSLNFDLTKHVIMMLIAAVLVVITMLYLAHKMRDPLKRPTRLQGMLEVVVDYMRTEVLGPTVGKSKPAYLVYCLSVFFFVLYNNLIGLIPATLKFNSMDGHHILLGGTATSNLAVTGALALISFFMYNIAGMIKKGFFGYWGGLVPHGSPIWLAPILWVLELLGLFTRGFALAMRLFGNMIGGHIAIIVILFLIVMFKNWFIAPAFVLIAVVVFLIEVLVVFIQAYIFSFLTAIFISLAESEEH
- the atpF gene encoding F0F1 ATP synthase subunit B gives rise to the protein MELLRVDPGLMLWTWITFGIVLFILVKFAWKPIIGGLDARANKIRDDLALAEKAKNDALTALNDYKKKLDEGRSEARTIIEHARTEANHLREQMLSEATAQLEDHRKKALVEIDKAKEESVLAVREEIVTVSTMIAGKILEKEVSREVNRTLVDDFVKKMKN